Genomic DNA from Roseburia intestinalis L1-82:
AAAGTCCGTTGATCATTTTGATCAGTGTTGTCTTTCCGCTGCCGTTTGGACCGAGCAGACCAATGATATGTCCGCTCTCAATCGAAAGATCAATGTGGTCGATCGCTGTTTTTCCACTGAAACTTTTGGTGAGATCTTTGCATTCAAGTAATGTGCCCATCATTTTTCTCCTTTCATGGTCTGACCGATCATAGCCAGAATCTCATTTTCCTGAAAGCCGAGCTGCTGCATAAATGAGAGCAGTTCTGTAATTTTATCTTTTGCAAGTGTTGATTTTAATTCATCGATCATGGAAGTGTCCTCCGTAATAAATCGTCCGGTTGTCCGCTGTGAGAAAACAAGACCGGTTCGTTCAAGTTCTGTGAAAGCTTTCTGCATCGTGTTTGGATTTACCGCTGCCTCGGCGGCAAGGTCACGGACAGAAGGCAGTTTGTCTCCGGGTTTATATTTGCCCGAAATGATATCCATTTCGATCCGTTCGACGATCTGTATAAAAATAGGACGGTCGGAATTAAGGTTCCATGCCATTGTATCACCTCGTTTCTTTGTACTAGTGAAATAATACAATAATACAAGAAAAGTGTCAAGAGATTTTTTTGTAAAGTATTCTGATTTTATGACGATATAAATTACATAACAGGAGAAAGCTAAGGATGGCGTCTGATTTTCAAGGAATGAAATACCCGGAAAAACAGGCGCCATTTTGTTATATGGATGAAAAATCAGCTGTATAACGGGAAGAACTTAACTGTTGTCATAAAATGAGTTGTGAAATGGGGAAAATGAGTATGAGAGTTGGAAACAGACTAAACAGCACCATTGTGCGTGCGCGGATGAAACGTATTGCAAAGACGAAGACATTTACGACAAAACGGCAGAGAACACAAAAGAGCACTTCCGGGAGTTCCGGACAGTCGATCAGTCAGCTTCTTTCAAAATTAAATGCAAACAGTGGAAAGACGTCATCTGCGGAGCAGTTACTTGCAAACCGGACGCAGACGCTTTTGTACAGTGGTATGGAGACGGCTGCGGAACGTGTGGAAAAACGGTTGGGAAAGTTTTTAAAAACGGATGGTACTTCCGTATTTGACGAGGAAGATGAGACAAAGCTGAAGGAAAATGTGACAGATCATATAGAGTCGTTTGTGAATGACTATAATTATCTGATGAAGCGTCTCGCACAGTCCGGCGATATTGTTGATTCAAATTATGCCAAAAAACTGAAAAATTATGCAAATGCGGAAAACAAGGAACTCCGTGAGATCGGAATTACGATAAAAGGTGACGGGACATTAGAACTGGACGAAAACAAATTAAAGGCAGCCGATATCAGCCAGGTAAAGAAACTGTTTACCGGTGAAGATGGATTTGCCAAAAAGGTGTCGAATCTGTCAGGCCAGATCGGCAAATATGCAAAAGAAAAGGTGACGGAACTCGAGAAATCAAGTGCGCAGGCGAGCAGTAATTATAACCGTTATGCACGCTACGTGAATAATTCACAGAGTTATAACAG
This window encodes:
- a CDS encoding GntR family transcriptional regulator, with the protein product MAWNLNSDRPIFIQIVERIEMDIISGKYKPGDKLPSVRDLAAEAAVNPNTMQKAFTELERTGLVFSQRTTGRFITEDTSMIDELKSTLAKDKITELLSFMQQLGFQENEILAMIGQTMKGEK